AGAAAGCCCGTTTCGGATCGCGGGGCAAAGCGGCCCGCCTGATCGACCCGGATCACCTGCCACACCGCCCGCCCCTGCCAGAGCGTCTGCGCCTCCTCCGCCCGTTCATGGGCACGCGCCAAAGCGGCGGCATCGGGGATCGGCTGATAGCGCCCCACGCGGGCATAGCCCGTCGACAGGTCAGAGACCTCCTCCACACCCCGCCAGAAGGCCTCCCCCATCACAAGGCTTTCGAACTGGAACGCCTTCTTGTCGTTCCAGCGTTCGGGCACATGCGGCGACAGCGCCCCCACCGGCGTGCCGCTGGCCCCGGCGCCCGGATGGGACCATTCGACCACGCGCACCCTTGCACCGCGACGGGCGCAGACATAGGCACAGGACAGCCCGAACACCCCCGCCCCCATCACCGTGACATCGACCGTTGCCATTGCCGCCGCCCTCTCTCATCCTCGGGCGTCATCGCCCCAGCGCCGTCTAGGATACCCAATGGAAAAGCACCAGCAGGCAGAGATCGTCTGGAAAGACGACCGCTTGCCCGTCTCCTCCCGGTTCGACGACCCGTATTTCTCGCTGGCCGACGGGTTGGCCGAGACGCGGCATGTGTTTCTGGCGGGCAATGACCTGCCCGGGCGGTTCCGCCCCGGCTTTCACATCGCGGAACTGGGCTTCGGCACCGGGCTGAACATGCTGGCCGCGCTGATCGCATGGCGCAGCGCAGGGTGCGAAGGGCCGCTGCATTTCACCAGTTTCGAGGCCTTTCCGATGGCCCCAGGCGACATGGAACGGGCGCTCGCCGCCTTCCCCGAGGCCGGAGCCGTCGCCGCCCCCCTGCTGGCGGCCTGGCGTGCGGGCCAGCGCCGGATCGAGACCACCAATCTGTGCGCAGAGGTCATCACGGGCGATGCCCGCGCAACCCTGCCCGGCTGGACCGACCGGGCGGATGCATGGTTCCTTGACGGATTTTCCCCCGCCAAGAACCCCGAACTGTGGTCAGACACGCTGATGGCCGAGGTCGCGGCACATACCGCACCCGGCGGGACGGCGGCGACCTATACCGCCGCGGGGTTCGTGCGGCGGGGGCTTGCCGCGGCAGGCTTTGCCGTGGAACGTCGCGCGGGGTTTGGCCACAAGCGGCACATGACGGCAGCAAGGCTGCCGGGATGAGCGAGGGCGACACCCGGTTGGGCATCCTGCTGATGGTCGCCACGACCTTCGTCTTCGCGTTGCAGGACGGGTTGTCGCGCTATCTGGGCGGCGAATACAGCATCCTGATGGTGGTGATGATCCGCTACTGGTTCTTCGCCGCTTTCGTGATCGCCATCGCCGCCCGCAAGGCCGGCGGGCTCCGCGCCGCGGCCCGCACACGGATGCCCGTGATACAGGCCTTTCGGGGGCTTTTGCTGGCGGCCGAGATCTGCGTCATGGTCTCGGGCTTCGTGATCCTGGGGCTGGTGGAAAGCCACGCGGTCTTTACCTGCTATCCGCTGCTGATCGCGGCCCTGTCCGGCCCGGTGCTGGGGGAGCGGGTCGGTTGGCGGCGCTGGGCGGCCATCGGCGTGGGGTTTCTGGGCGTACTGATCATCCTTCAGCCGGGGGTAAAGGTGTTTGCCCCCGCCGCACTGATCCCGCTGGCGGCGGCCTTCATGTTCGCGCTTTACGGTTTGCTCACGCGCTACGTAGCGCGGGCCGACAGCGCGGCCACCAGTTTCTTCTGGACGGGCACCACGGGCGCGGTGGCCATGACCGCCGTCGGCCTTTGGGCGTGGGAGCCGATGCGCCTGACCGACTGGGGCTGGATGGGCTGCCTGTGCGTGACCGGGGCACTGGGGCATTTCCTGCTGATCAAGACCTACGAGGCGGCCGAGGCCAGCGCGGTGCAGCCCTTCGCCTATCTGCAACTGGTCTTCGCCTCGGCCCTTGGGTTGACGGTGTTCGGCGAAAGTCTCAGCCCGAATGTCGTCGCCGGGGCCGGGCTGGTGGTGGTCGCGGGGCTCTTCACCCTTTGGCGGGAGCGGAAGGCCGGCTAGAAACTGATCCGGAACTGGGCGAAGCCGTTCGCCGCCTGACCAAGGGTCCGGATGTCGAACTGGACCAGATCGCCCAGAAAGGCACTGGCCCTTGGTGCCGTCTCGAACAAGACGGAGGTTCCGGGCAAGGGCGCGAGTCGCCAGTTATAGTCCGCCGCGGGGTCGACGGTTCCCTGTTCAGCGATATAGCGCACGATGACATCGCGGTTCGTGTCCGGCCCTTCGAAGACGATGGTGTTGCCGGAGGCCCCGGGGAAACCGCCACCGCCGCCCGCGCGAAAGTTGTTGGTGGCCACGATGAACTCCATCTCATCATGCACCGGTTCGCCCATGTAGCAGAGGTTCCGGATCCGGCTCGCACCGGGATTGACCAGCCGCCCCTTGGGACAGAAGCGGGAGGGCTGGCTTGCGTCGATCTGGTAGTCGACCCCGTCGATCACGTCGAAATTGTAGCTTGGGAAGGCCAGATCGATCAGCGGCTGATCCTTCGCACCCGGCTCGATCCGGTTGAAGATGCCCGCGGCCCGTTCCAGCCAGCCCTTCAACTCCGCCCCCGTCACCCGGACAGCGCGGATGGTGTTGGGATAAAGGTAGAGATCCGCCACATGCTTGATCGCCAGATCGCCCGGCGGAATGTCTGTGAAATAGTCCGGCCCCGGCAGCCCCCCGGCCTTGAAGGGCGCCGCGGCCGACAGCACGGGCAGCGTCTCATACGCGCTGCCCTTCAGCATGTCGCGCATGTACCAAAGCTGTGCATTCGCCACCAGTTGCAGGGCCGGATTGTCCGCCACCAGCGCGAAATAGCTGTGCAGCGGCCCCTTGGTCCGTCCCACGGCGCGGCGGATATAGGACAGTGTTCCCGCATGGTCCTCTGCCACGGCGTCCAGCACCCGCTGATCGCTTTTCACCACGGCCGTGACCGTATGATCGGGGTTGCGGCGCGCGATCGGGCAGAGGGAACTTTCGTGATCGGAAATCGTCCATCCCTGATCGGTCCGCTCCAGCAGCAGATCGATGACCCCCAGATGCGACCCCCAGAACCCGCCCATGACCGCGGGCTTGCCGTTCAGGGTGCCCCTTGCGCTGTCCACCCCCGGGATCCCGTCGAACACCGGGCCGGGGAACAGCATATGCTGATGTCCGGCCAGCACGATATCGACACCCTCTATCGCGGCCAGCGGCAGGCTTGCGTTTTCCTGCCCGTCAACGTGGTCGGTCTCACCAATACCTGAATGGTTCAGGGCGATGACCAGATCGGCGCCTTCTGCCCTCATCCGCGGCACATAGGCGGCCGCGGCCTCCACGATATCGCGGGTGCAGACCCGACCTTCGAGATTCTTGCGGTCCCATGTCATCACCTGCGGCGGCAGGAACCCGATCAGCCCCACGCGGAAGGGGTGGCCCTTGCCGTCACCGTCGATCAGTTCACGGTCGAGGATGACATAAGGCGGCAGAACGGTTTCGTCCTGCAACGGCGTGTCGCCCAAGGTGCGGACCAGGTTGGCCGACAGGATCGGAAACGCCGCCCCCGCGACGGAACGCAAAACGAAATCCAGCCCGTAGTTGAACTCGTGATTGCCCAGCGTCGACGCGTCAAAGCCGATCTGGTTCATCGCGCGGATGATCGGGTGGGGGTTGTCCTTGTCGACCCCGCGCTCGAACGCGACGTAGTCGCCCATCGGGTTGCCCTGCAGGAAATCGCCGTCATCCACCAGCATCGTGTTGACCGCCCCCGCCCGGATCGACGCGATATGGGTGGCCAGCCGGGCAAGGCCCACGGTGTCGGCCGGTTTGTCGGCGAAATAGTCGTAAGGGTAGACATGGGTGTGCAGGTCGGTGGTCGCCATCAACCGAAGATGCGCCTGACCGGCGCCGGCCTTGGATGAAAACGGATGTTGCGCGTGCAACGAGACCACCGTGCAGTTGAAGACCGGAAATGCCCGCTGGACCGGTTCGGAATGCCAGCGCAATACCTAGGGCACTCGCCAAAGGCCATGGACCACAAACGGCTCTACCATAACGTGTATACCATCCACATACAATCGCCCGCGGTCGCTGTGGGGCCAGGCGTGATCAACGGCCGCATTCTACAGGACTGCAGGCGAGATTTCGATTGCCGAAACCATCCCGCCATGGCACCCACGACCGCGATGAACGGGGGCTGAATGCGTCTGGCAGAACAGGTGACTTTCGGTGGCGGCGGGCTGGATCGCGCCGCTGCGCAGCGGGTGGATGATGCGGCCCTTGCCCGCCTGTGGCAGGCGCCCGGCACGGGTGTCCTGCTGTGCTGGCGCGGCAAGCCGCTGGTCGACGCTGAGGGGTTGGGCTGGCTTCCGGGCTCCCAGCCGGTCGTTGCGCCCTTGCAGAACCGGGCGATATTTCTGGGGCGAACCGCCGCAGGGGACGCCCGCTTTGCCGCCGATCTGTCGCACTGGCAGCCCGAGGACGCGCCCGAAAATCCCGACAGTTTCCTCGACATCTCCGAACAGCACCATCCCGGCCTGCCGGCGTCCCATGTCTTTGCGGAGTTGCGGCGCGAGATGACGCGCCTGACCCCGGTCGAGGCCGAATGCGCCGCCACCGCAAAGGCCCTGCTGGGATGGCATCGCAGCCACCGGTTCTGTGCCCGGTGCGGCGCCGAAAGCGTGATGGAACAGGCCGGCTGGCAACGGCGTTGCCCGGCCTGCGGCGCCCATCATTTCCCGCGCACCGACCCGGTGGTCATCATGCTGATCACACGGGGAAATTCGGTACTTCTGGGGCGTTCGCCCGGCTGGCCCGATGGGATGTATTCGCTGCTGGCCGGATTCGTCGAACCCGGCGAGACGGTGGAGGCCGCCGTGCGCCGCGAGGTGGCGGAGGAAACCGGCGTGGCCGTCGGTGCGGTGTCGTATCTCTCCAGCCAGCCCTGGCCGTTTCCGGCATCGCTGATGATCGGCTGTCACGGAACCGCGCTGAGCCATGAGATCACCCCCGACCCGGCCGAGATCGAGGATGCCCTGTGGCTGACGAGGGAAGACGTCCTGGCCGTCTTCGCCGGGGAAAGCAGCATCATGAAACCGCCGCGCCAAGGGGCAATCGCGGGGTTCCTGTTGCGCATGTGGCTTGCGGACAAACTCGATTAACCCGAAGATAGGGCCTTCTTCGTGGAGGCGCGCCACATGAATATTCTGACGCAGGCCGAGATCGCGGCCCCGATTGACGAGGTCTTTGCCGCCCTTACCGATGTCGGCCGGTTCGAGGCCGCGGCGACCCGCCGGGGGGCGGAGGTCACGCGGCTGTGCACCCGGCCCGAACCCGGCAAGGGCAGCACATGGCAAATCCGGTTCGATTTTGCGGGCAAGCCATATCTGCTGGAGGCCCGGATCGCCGATTTCGCCCGACCGCAAGCGATCACCCTTCACGCCCATGCCAGCGGACTGGACGGTGTCGGAGCGATCACGCTTGAGGAGCGGGAGCCGTCCCGCACCGGTCTGGCGGTTTCGGTGAACCTGCGCCCCCGGACACTGCCCGCCCGTCTGTTGCTGCAAACGATCAAGCTGGCCCGGGCACGTCTGACGGACCGTATGGAAGCCGCCATCGGCCGCATCGCGCAAGAGTTGGAAGAGGGCCGCCTGCCCGATACCGGCTGTTCCGAAGGGCCCGCATAGGGCCCCACAGCGCCACGTCTCCCGCCACCGCGGTGCCGGTCTTGCATCCAGATGCGCGAACGCCGCGTGATGCAGGGCCGTTGCATCGCGCATAGGACGGGTCTCGCAGCAGAACCCCCGGGCGTCGGCAATATCCCGGTTTGGGTCGGACAAGCGCTGGAGGGACCGAGGTCGCTCGCAGCACAGATCAGGAGCCCCTCCTGTCGGCGGCCGCGAACGGCGATGCCGGGCGGAGGGGCCTGATTTGCCGAGCACTGGAAAAAGTTGCACACACAACCGGTCGAACACGTGCTCGGGATGTCCTGCCGGGAACCTGATACAGTCAGGGTGTTTGGGGTAGGACGCGCCCGAAGGCGCGCCCCTTTCTCACGGGTGGGAAAGAAAGAGTTTCGAACCGCGGGGCGCGGTTCAGCCCTTGCGGGCGCGAACGACACCGAACGCGCCGAGGCCAGCCAGCAGAAGCGGCAGACCGGCAGGCAGCGGAACGGCCGGGGCGTTCGGGGTGTAGTCGTAGCGGACGTAGATGTCGGCACCCGCCGAGGTGGCGAACTGCGTGATGATGTTGCCCGCACCCGAAGCCGTGGACATGCCGATAGCTTCGAGGATCAGGTCGATGGAGCCCATGCCGATGAACTCGTCCATATCGGAGCCGGTCAGCGTCGCATCGTCCATGTCGTCGGCCATCTGGTCAAGCCACTCGGTGCCCGAGCCACCGGCGAAATCGATGGTACCATCGAACGCTTCGGCGTCGAACATTTCGCTCACGACCGGCAGGGTCACGAGGATGTCGGACAGAGCGGCGGTCGACATGGAGAGTTCGGCGCTCAGTTCGGCCGTGATGGTGGACGGTGCGGCGTCAAGGCTTTCGACGCGCGACGAACCTTCGACATAACCCCGGAGTTCAAGATAAACGCTGTTCAGCGTACCAAGCGAGGAATCGAACTGAGCGATGGAGATCGTGCCGTCCCAGTTGGTCGTCGAAAGCGGGTAGATGTCCGCGTATTCGAGAATATCCGCGGAAGCGGCGGTGCCGAACGCTGCGGCAGCAGCGGTGGCAAGAAGTACCTTTTTCATGGGTTCACCCTGATAGAAGAAACGTTTCACTCACGGGGCCGTGATTGTCCCCGCGATGATTTTTTAGAATTGATTAACGTTACCGCGAAGTAGGGAATACCTGACCCCCCGGAAAGCCTCTCCAACCTTTACAAGAGCGACCAAACGTTGCAGCCACACGCCATCGGCGAAAATTCGCGCAATCATGCCACCCACGGCATTGGCGATCAGAGCCTATCCACAGACCAAGGCCTTTCCGGCAGGCTCTTCGGCAGCGGCGGCCTCGGGGTCAGTGCCGTTTCCGGTCCGCCGGGTAGACGCCCAGAATCTCCAGATGCGAGGTGAAGTAGTCCAGCTCTTCCAGCGCGCGGGCGACCGGCGGGTCCTCGGGGTGGCCCTCGATATCGGCATAGAACCGCGTCGCGGTAAAACGCCCGTCGATCATGTAGCTTTCCAGCTTGGTCATGTTCACGCCGTTGGTGGCAAAGCCGCCCATCGCCTTGTAAAGCGCGGCGGGAATGTTGCGCACCTGAAACACGAAGGTCGTCATCATCCCCAACGCACCGCGGCGGGAATGGTCCGGCTCCCGCGCCATCAAAAGGAACCGGGTGGTGTTCTTGTCGTGATCCTCGATATGCCGGGCGAGGACATCCAGCCCGTAGATCTCTGCCGCCAGATCGCCCGCAAGCGCCGCAAGCGTCTTGTCCTGAACCTCTGCCACATGCTGGGCCGACCCGGCGGTATCGGCCGCCGTGATCCGGTGGATGCCATGCTGGCGCAGGAAGTCGCGACACTGGCCCAGAAGCACCGTATGGCTCATCGCGTGGGTGATGTCCGACAGCTTCGTGCCCGGCACGGCCAACAGGTTGATGTGCACCCGCACGAATGCCTCGTCCACGATATGCAGGCCCGAATCGGGCAAAAGCTGGTGAATGTCGGCCACGCGCCCGTAGGTCGAGTTTTCCACCGGCAGCATCGCCAGATCGGCGGCCCCCGAACGCGCGGCCTCGATCACGTCCTCGAAGGTGCGGCAGGGGACGGCCTCCATCCCCGGGCGGGCATCGCGGCAGGCCTGATGGGAATAGGCGCCGGGCTCTCCCTGAAAGGCGATACGGTTTGTCATGGAACCTCTCCTGGGCGAACTTCGGTCTGAACCGCGGTAATAAAACTTGAATCGTTCGAGGGGAAGCGCATAGGTACTTCCGGGAATATAAGGGAACCGGACATGTCAACGATCAAAGCCCTCGTCAAGGCGATCGGCGCCTTTGCCGCAGCACTCGCCGTCTTTCTCGTCCTGAGCATGGCCAGCGACGGCCTGTTCAGCAATCGCGGGCTGGAAGAACCGGCCTATGTGATCGCGGGCAAAGACGACGCACCGGCCGAACCGGAACAGAACCTGACCTTCGAGGAACGCCTGGCGATGGCCGATCCGGCCGCGGGCGAACGCGTGTTCAAGGAATGCAAGACCTGCCACCGGATCGAAGAAGGCGTGAACATGGTCGGCCCGTCGCTTTACAACGTCGTCGGGCGCCCTGTGGCCTCGATCAGCGGGTTCAAGTATTCCGGCGCGCTTGATGGCACGGCAGAGGTCTGGACGCCGGAGGCCATAGACGCGTTCATCACCGACCCGCGCGGCTATGCCCCCGGAACGGCGATGAGCTTTCAGGGCCTGCGCAAGGCGCAGGACCGGGCCAATGTCATCGCGTATCTGAAGCAGGCGGGCTCCTGACGCCGCGCGATTACCGGAACCTCCGGCCCTTCGCCCGGTGCGCCACGGCACCGGGCCAAACCGGTCCGGCGCGCCCTATCCACCCATAAGGCGTGGCAGCCACAGGGTCAGCGCCGGGAAGGCAAGGATCAGCGCCACGCGCAGCAGTTCCGCGCCGAAGAACGGGGCGACGCCCTTGAAGGTGTCGATCATGGGCGTGTCCTTCGCCATCGCCGAGATGACGAAGACATTCATCCCCACCGGCGGCGTGATCAGGCCCAGTTCGACCACGATCAGCGCGAGGATCCCGAACCATATCTTCAGATCCTCGGTGCTCATCCCGAAGCCCGCGCCCTCGGCCATCTGGTAGAGCCCCCCGTTCAGGTCGACCAGCACGGGCCAGAAGAACGTAATGACCAGCAGGATCATCGACAGGCTGTCCATCAGGCAGCCCAGCAGGATCAGGGCCAGCAGCAGCAGAACCAGCACCGTCATCGGGTCGAGGCCCGAGGCCACGGCCCATCCGGCGGCCGCCTGCGGCAGGCCAACGCGCGCCAGAAAGATGCTCATCAGTTCCGCGCCCAGCAGGATGAGATAGATCATGCCGGTGGTGGTGGCCGTCTCCAAAGCCGCGTCGCGCATGCCGCGCAGACCAAGCCCGCGCCGCAGGATACCGTAAAGCCAGACCAGCGCCACGCCGACCGCCGCACCGGGCGTGGGATTGTATAGCCCCGCATAGATGCCCCCCAGGACAACCGCGAAGATCCCCAGGACCGGCAGCGCGCCCAACGTGGCGGCCCGGAACTCCGCCCGGTCCACGCCTCCCGCGGCGGGCCCGGCCCCGGGGCGCAGCGCGACGTAAAGCGCAACGGTCAGCAGGAACAGCAGCACCGCAAGCACACCGGGCACCAGAGCGGCCATGAACATGGTCACCACATTGGCCTCGACCAGGATCGCATAGACGATCAGCACAACCGATGGCGGGATCAGGATGCCCAGCACCCCGCCCGCGGCCAGCGTCCCGGTGGCAAGGGCGCCTGAATAGCGCTGGCGTCGCAGTTCCGGCAGCGCGACCTTTCCCATGGTCGAGGCCGTGGCCAGCGACGACCCGCAGACCGCGCCGAAGCCCGCGCAGGCGGCAATTGCGGCCATCGCCGTGCCACCGCGCATCCAGCCCAGCCACGCATTGCCCGCCCGGAACAGGGCGGCCGACATCCCCGCCCGCGCGGCAAGCGCCCCCATCAGAACGAACATCGGCACGACGCTGAGATCGTAGATCGAGAACTGGCCATAAGGCAGCGTCTTGAGCTGGTTCAGCAACAGCGCCGGCCCGTTGATAACGGCAATCCCACCGCCGCCCACAAGGATCATGGCATAGGCAATCGGCATCCGCAGCGCGATCAGCGCCACCAGCACGGCAAGCCCCGCCAGACCCAGCGCCATCGGATCACTCATCGCCTGCCGCCGCCGTCGCGTCCTCTGCCAGCGTCACAAGACTGGCCAGCGCCAGCAAGGCCAGCGAGACGAGGATGGGTACAAAGGCCAGCCAGACCGGGAATTGCAGGATCGCGGTGGTGTAGCCGTAGTCTCGCTGGTCGGCCATGCCCTCCGACATCCGCCAGAGCACCAGCCCCGCAAAGGCCAGCGCCACGACCGAAGCCGCGAAGCGGAGCCGCGCCACCCAGCGGGCCGAGGCGCCCATCGTAAAGATGTCGGCGCTGACATTGGCACGGGTGATCTGGCAATAGGGCAAGAAGGCAAAGGCCGCGACGGCCACACCGACCTGCGTCATCTCGAAATCGCCGGGCACGGGCTGCGCGATCATGCCGCCAAGCACCGAGAGCACGTTCAACAGAACCACGCCCGCCAGAACCACGCCGCCCAGCAGCGCCCATCCGGTCACCAGCGCGGCCACCGCGCCCGGAAGGCCGCGGCGCCCCGGCCGGGCGGTGTCGGTCATCACATGGACCCGTTTTCGGAAATCAGCCTGCGCGCCTTGTCTACCAGCGCAGCCCCGTCAATGCCCTTGGCCCCGACCTCTTCGACCCAACGGTCGACCACCGGTTCCAGCACGGTGCGAAACGCCTCGGTCTCGTCCTCGGTCAGCATGACATGGGTGCTGCCGGCCGACGTGGCGATGTCGACGCCAAGGTCCTCGGTCGCGCGCCAGACATGACCAAGTTCGCTCAGCCATTCAGGGCCGGACGCGTCGCGGAAGGCCTGTTGAATATCCGCGGGCAGGCTGTCCCACCGGGCCTTGTTCATCGACAACTGGAACACGATGGTCCCAAGGCGCGTCCGGTCGGCCAGTTCGATCAAATCCTCGGTCTGGTTTTGCAGTTTCAGCGACGGAATGATCTCGAACGGGATCAGCGCGCCGTCGACCACACCCTTGGACAGCGCCTGCGGCAGGTCGGGTACGGGCATCGCCACGGGCACCGCGCCCAGCGCCTCCAGCGTCCAGGCACCGGTGCGGGTGGGGATGCGCATCTTCTTGCCCTTCAGGTCGTCGGGGCTGTGCACGGCCGTATCGCGCATGACGATACCGTTGCCCGAATGGACATGCAGGAACATCACCTCAACGCCCTTGTAGTCGTCCTTCAGGTCGCTTTCGAACATCTGGTGCAGGGCCAGATTGGCCGCACCGGGATCGTTGCGATAGACGAAGGGCAGTTCCATCACCTCCGAGCGGGGGAACAGCCCCGGGGTATAACCGTTCACCGTCCAAACCATGTCGACCACGCCGTCGCGCACCTGGTTGATCAGTTCCGGCGGGCGGCCGCCCAAGGTCATGGCGGGAAAGATCTCGATCTCCACCCGGCCGCCGGAGGCTTCTTCGACCGCCGCGGCCCAGGGCACCAGCATCTCGGTATGGGAGGGGGTCTGGGCGCCCAGGAAATGGTGCAGCTTGAAGCTGTAATCCTGCGCCCAAGCCGCCCCGGCCCCCAGCGCAATCGCTGCGGACGCCAGCAGTGCCCGAGTAAATTTCCGTGCCGTCACAACGACCTCCCCCTGCGATGATGACCCGTTTTGACTACACCCCCCGCGAAAACGGGTCAACGTCAGGCCCCGCCTAGCCCGGCACCGGGCAAGTGATGTAGGAGTTGTCGACGAACCGCATCGAAAAGCGTTCCTCCCGCGTGGGCGTCGCGACGTTTTCAAGGATCGGGCGGACGAATACGTCGTATCTTTTGTCGGCGGCGGCCAGGTCATCCATCAGGCGCTTCAGCCGGGAACAGTCGAATTCCAGCGCCATCACCCCGAACGAGAACTGATAGCCGACCTCGGGCGCCAGCAGCACACCATCGCTGCCCAGCGTATTGAACTGCGCGTTCGTCCGCTCCAGCACCGCATGCGCGCGCATCTCCGGGGTGTCCGCGGTCCGGCTGAGCACTTCGGCCAAGGGGCGGGAATAACGATACTGGAAACCGATCAGCCGCCCGGAGGACGCGCCGTGAATGACCGCGTGGGCCGAGATCTGGATCTCTAGCCGATAGGCCCCCCCGGCCTGCCCAAGGGTCATCACGCCGGTCAGCGTATTGTCGGCCGACGCATAAGTGGGTCGCACCGAGGCGGAGTCCGGCGTGCTGCCGGAGATGATCCTCTCGATCCGCTCCTCGGTGTCGCGGACAAGGTCCTCCGTCCGCTCCTCGACATTGTGCAGGATCGAACTGGTCGAAACGGAGTTGTAGATCTGGATGCCGAAGAACAACGCCACGATCAGCGAGGTCGACCAGCCGGTGGCCTTGATATAGGAGGCCTCTTTCCGGTTCGCCTCCTCCCGCGCTTTCCGGTCGGCATCGAAGTCGGCCTGAAGGCGGTGAAGCTCTAGTTCGAAGTCGCGGTCGTCCATGCGCGCCAGACCCGGTCAGATGACGCCCTTACCCTACGGAGAACCGGCCTTTCCCGCCTATGCGACCATGTGCCCGCGCGACGGTTGACCCATCCCGGCAGGGCGATCACACTCCGCCCATGGTCCGCGGCGTCCTGATCGAT
The genomic region above belongs to Rhodovulum sp. P5 and contains:
- a CDS encoding bifunctional 2',3'-cyclic-nucleotide 2'-phosphodiesterase/3'-nucleotidase, which codes for MVSLHAQHPFSSKAGAGQAHLRLMATTDLHTHVYPYDYFADKPADTVGLARLATHIASIRAGAVNTMLVDDGDFLQGNPMGDYVAFERGVDKDNPHPIIRAMNQIGFDASTLGNHEFNYGLDFVLRSVAGAAFPILSANLVRTLGDTPLQDETVLPPYVILDRELIDGDGKGHPFRVGLIGFLPPQVMTWDRKNLEGRVCTRDIVEAAAAYVPRMRAEGADLVIALNHSGIGETDHVDGQENASLPLAAIEGVDIVLAGHQHMLFPGPVFDGIPGVDSARGTLNGKPAVMGGFWGSHLGVIDLLLERTDQGWTISDHESSLCPIARRNPDHTVTAVVKSDQRVLDAVAEDHAGTLSYIRRAVGRTKGPLHSYFALVADNPALQLVANAQLWYMRDMLKGSAYETLPVLSAAAPFKAGGLPGPDYFTDIPPGDLAIKHVADLYLYPNTIRAVRVTGAELKGWLERAAGIFNRIEPGAKDQPLIDLAFPSYNFDVIDGVDYQIDASQPSRFCPKGRLVNPGASRIRNLCYMGEPVHDEMEFIVATNNFRAGGGGGFPGASGNTIVFEGPDTNRDVIVRYIAEQGTVDPAADYNWRLAPLPGTSVLFETAPRASAFLGDLVQFDIRTLGQAANGFAQFRISF
- a CDS encoding choice-of-anchor E domain-containing protein codes for the protein MKRFFYQGEPMKKVLLATAAAAAFGTAASADILEYADIYPLSTTNWDGTISIAQFDSSLGTLNSVYLELRGYVEGSSRVESLDAAPSTITAELSAELSMSTAALSDILVTLPVVSEMFDAEAFDGTIDFAGGSGTEWLDQMADDMDDATLTGSDMDEFIGMGSIDLILEAIGMSTASGAGNIITQFATSAGADIYVRYDYTPNAPAVPLPAGLPLLLAGLGAFGVVRARKG
- a CDS encoding TRAP transporter small permease gives rise to the protein MTDTARPGRRGLPGAVAALVTGWALLGGVVLAGVVLLNVLSVLGGMIAQPVPGDFEMTQVGVAVAAFAFLPYCQITRANVSADIFTMGASARWVARLRFAASVVALAFAGLVLWRMSEGMADQRDYGYTTAILQFPVWLAFVPILVSLALLALASLVTLAEDATAAAGDE
- the nudC gene encoding NAD(+) diphosphatase; the protein is MRLAEQVTFGGGGLDRAAAQRVDDAALARLWQAPGTGVLLCWRGKPLVDAEGLGWLPGSQPVVAPLQNRAIFLGRTAAGDARFAADLSHWQPEDAPENPDSFLDISEQHHPGLPASHVFAELRREMTRLTPVEAECAATAKALLGWHRSHRFCARCGAESVMEQAGWQRRCPACGAHHFPRTDPVVIMLITRGNSVLLGRSPGWPDGMYSLLAGFVEPGETVEAAVRREVAEETGVAVGAVSYLSSQPWPFPASLMIGCHGTALSHEITPDPAEIEDALWLTREDVLAVFAGESSIMKPPRQGAIAGFLLRMWLADKLD
- a CDS encoding TRAP transporter large permease is translated as MSDPMALGLAGLAVLVALIALRMPIAYAMILVGGGGIAVINGPALLLNQLKTLPYGQFSIYDLSVVPMFVLMGALAARAGMSAALFRAGNAWLGWMRGGTAMAAIAACAGFGAVCGSSLATASTMGKVALPELRRQRYSGALATGTLAAGGVLGILIPPSVVLIVYAILVEANVVTMFMAALVPGVLAVLLFLLTVALYVALRPGAGPAAGGVDRAEFRAATLGALPVLGIFAVVLGGIYAGLYNPTPGAAVGVALVWLYGILRRGLGLRGMRDAALETATTTGMIYLILLGAELMSIFLARVGLPQAAAGWAVASGLDPMTVLVLLLLALILLGCLMDSLSMILLVITFFWPVLVDLNGGLYQMAEGAGFGMSTEDLKIWFGILALIVVELGLITPPVGMNVFVISAMAKDTPMIDTFKGVAPFFGAELLRVALILAFPALTLWLPRLMGG
- a CDS encoding SRPBCC family protein; translation: MNILTQAEIAAPIDEVFAALTDVGRFEAAATRRGAEVTRLCTRPEPGKGSTWQIRFDFAGKPYLLEARIADFARPQAITLHAHASGLDGVGAITLEEREPSRTGLAVSVNLRPRTLPARLLLQTIKLARARLTDRMEAAIGRIAQELEEGRLPDTGCSEGPA
- a CDS encoding prephenate dehydratase encodes the protein MTNRIAFQGEPGAYSHQACRDARPGMEAVPCRTFEDVIEAARSGAADLAMLPVENSTYGRVADIHQLLPDSGLHIVDEAFVRVHINLLAVPGTKLSDITHAMSHTVLLGQCRDFLRQHGIHRITAADTAGSAQHVAEVQDKTLAALAGDLAAEIYGLDVLARHIEDHDKNTTRFLLMAREPDHSRRGALGMMTTFVFQVRNIPAALYKAMGGFATNGVNMTKLESYMIDGRFTATRFYADIEGHPEDPPVARALEELDYFTSHLEILGVYPADRKRH
- the mnmD gene encoding tRNA (5-methylaminomethyl-2-thiouridine)(34)-methyltransferase MnmD — encoded protein: MEKHQQAEIVWKDDRLPVSSRFDDPYFSLADGLAETRHVFLAGNDLPGRFRPGFHIAELGFGTGLNMLAALIAWRSAGCEGPLHFTSFEAFPMAPGDMERALAAFPEAGAVAAPLLAAWRAGQRRIETTNLCAEVITGDARATLPGWTDRADAWFLDGFSPAKNPELWSDTLMAEVAAHTAPGGTAATYTAAGFVRRGLAAAGFAVERRAGFGHKRHMTAARLPG
- a CDS encoding cytochrome c family protein, whose protein sequence is MSTIKALVKAIGAFAAALAVFLVLSMASDGLFSNRGLEEPAYVIAGKDDAPAEPEQNLTFEERLAMADPAAGERVFKECKTCHRIEEGVNMVGPSLYNVVGRPVASISGFKYSGALDGTAEVWTPEAIDAFITDPRGYAPGTAMSFQGLRKAQDRANVIAYLKQAGS
- a CDS encoding DMT family transporter codes for the protein MSEGDTRLGILLMVATTFVFALQDGLSRYLGGEYSILMVVMIRYWFFAAFVIAIAARKAGGLRAAARTRMPVIQAFRGLLLAAEICVMVSGFVILGLVESHAVFTCYPLLIAALSGPVLGERVGWRRWAAIGVGFLGVLIILQPGVKVFAPAALIPLAAAFMFALYGLLTRYVARADSAATSFFWTGTTGAVAMTAVGLWAWEPMRLTDWGWMGCLCVTGALGHFLLIKTYEAAEASAVQPFAYLQLVFASALGLTVFGESLSPNVVAGAGLVVVAGLFTLWRERKAG